In the genome of Rhodoferax fermentans, one region contains:
- a CDS encoding hydroxymethylglutaryl-CoA lyase, translating into MSYPLRVKLVDVGPRDGLQNEKQLVPAAVKIELVHRLQAAGLKEIEVTSFVSPKWVPQMADNAEVMAGIARQPGVRYSVLTPNLKGFEAALLSKPDEIVVFGSASEAFSQKNINCSMAESIDRFAPVVAAAREAGIFVRGAMSCTVGCPYEGEIAPERVDYLAGLMKGIGVQHVGVADTIGVGTPLKVQRAVEATLKHFDINQVSGHFHDTYGQALANSLICLQMGVWQFDTSVAGLGGCPYAKGATGNVATEDVVYMLHGMGIETGIDLDQLINAGQFISDYLGRPSNSRAGKALFTKRLTS; encoded by the coding sequence ATGTCCTATCCTCTCCGAGTCAAACTGGTCGATGTGGGCCCACGCGATGGCCTGCAGAACGAAAAACAGCTGGTGCCCGCTGCGGTCAAGATCGAGCTGGTGCACCGCCTGCAGGCCGCTGGCCTGAAAGAGATCGAAGTCACCAGTTTTGTCAGCCCCAAATGGGTACCTCAGATGGCCGACAACGCTGAGGTCATGGCGGGCATCGCTCGCCAGCCGGGTGTGCGCTACTCGGTGCTGACCCCCAATCTCAAAGGTTTTGAGGCGGCCCTGTTGTCCAAGCCCGATGAAATTGTGGTGTTTGGCTCCGCCAGCGAGGCCTTCAGCCAGAAAAACATCAACTGCAGCATGGCCGAAAGCATCGATCGTTTTGCGCCGGTGGTGGCTGCCGCCCGTGAGGCTGGCATTTTTGTGCGCGGCGCCATGAGTTGCACTGTGGGTTGCCCGTACGAGGGTGAGATAGCGCCCGAGCGGGTGGACTACCTGGCCGGGCTCATGAAAGGCATCGGCGTGCAGCATGTGGGTGTGGCCGACACCATTGGGGTGGGCACCCCCTTGAAAGTGCAGCGTGCGGTGGAGGCGACTCTGAAGCACTTTGACATCAACCAGGTATCGGGCCATTTCCACGACACCTACGGCCAGGCGCTGGCCAACAGCCTGATTTGCCTGCAGATGGGTGTTTGGCAGTTTGATACCTCGGTGGCGGGTCTGGGCGGCTGCCCCTATGCCAAAGGCGCTACTGGGAATGTAGCGACTGAAGATGTTGTGTATATGTTGCACGGCATGGGCATCGAGACCGGCATTGACCTGGACCAACTCATCAACGCGGGCCAGTTCATCAGCGATTACCTGGGCCGCCCAAGCAACTCACGCGCTGGCAAAGCGCTGTTCACTAAACGATTGACATCATGA
- a CDS encoding helix-turn-helix domain-containing protein yields the protein MSKESETSPLPAIAAALKREREQAGLSISELARKAGVAKSTLSQLEAGVGNPSLESLWALAMGLNLPFSRLLDPPVVPVQVIRASQGMATRATDAAYEAVLLSACPPRVRRDIYRIDFEPGISKISLPHAAGTVEHVMLLSGRASVGPDGKTIELLPGDYASYPADTAHSYEALEPNTRAILMMDYT from the coding sequence ATGTCAAAAGAATCTGAAACAAGCCCTTTGCCAGCCATTGCAGCGGCGCTCAAACGTGAGCGGGAACAGGCCGGGTTGTCGATTTCAGAGCTGGCCCGCAAGGCTGGTGTGGCCAAGTCCACCCTTTCCCAGCTGGAGGCGGGCGTGGGCAACCCATCGCTGGAAAGCCTGTGGGCGCTGGCGATGGGTTTGAACCTGCCGTTCAGCCGCTTGCTGGACCCGCCAGTTGTGCCGGTGCAAGTGATCCGTGCTTCGCAGGGGATGGCGACGCGTGCGACAGATGCTGCGTACGAGGCGGTTCTGCTCTCGGCGTGTCCCCCACGGGTTCGCCGGGACATTTACCGCATCGATTTCGAGCCCGGCATCTCCAAAATATCGCTCCCCCATGCGGCAGGAACGGTGGAGCATGTGATGCTGCTGAGCGGTCGAGCCAGCGTCGGTCCTGACGGAAAAACCATTGAGCTGCTGCCAGGGGACTATGCGTCCTACCCCGCAGACACGGCCCATTCTTACGAGGCGTTGGAGCCCAATACCCGCGCTATCCTGATGATGGACTACACCTAG
- a CDS encoding AzlC family ABC transporter permease encodes MRSLFKTLDRATLGDMGLVCLADGVVGMSFGAIAVSGGLPLWFPVALSILVFAGGAQFATVGVLLAGGDPVTAAMTGLALNGRLLAYGLTVSELLGQGWMARLLGAHFILDESVAFAMKQTDPAAKRAAFWVCGILIFVVWNLAVLAGALAGQAIGSASSLGLDAAFPALLFALVWPALSNGTTRRRVLTGGALALASAPWVAPGLPVLVALLVIVPSALRSGQSATPPTKA; translated from the coding sequence ATGCGATCTTTATTCAAAACACTTGACCGCGCCACGCTGGGCGACATGGGTCTGGTCTGCCTGGCAGACGGCGTTGTGGGTATGTCATTTGGCGCCATTGCGGTCTCTGGCGGCTTGCCCCTGTGGTTTCCCGTGGCGCTGTCGATCCTGGTTTTTGCCGGTGGGGCGCAGTTTGCAACGGTAGGTGTGCTCTTGGCGGGCGGCGACCCTGTGACGGCGGCCATGACAGGCCTGGCGCTCAACGGCCGCCTGCTGGCTTACGGCCTGACCGTGTCCGAGTTGCTTGGCCAAGGCTGGATGGCGCGCCTGCTGGGGGCCCATTTCATTCTGGACGAGTCGGTGGCCTTTGCGATGAAACAAACCGACCCAGCAGCCAAACGCGCGGCGTTCTGGGTCTGCGGCATCCTGATTTTTGTGGTGTGGAACCTCGCAGTCCTGGCGGGAGCACTGGCGGGGCAAGCCATTGGCAGCGCCAGCAGCCTGGGTCTGGACGCGGCTTTCCCCGCCCTGTTGTTTGCCCTGGTCTGGCCTGCACTGTCCAACGGGACAACCCGTCGTCGGGTGTTGACAGGGGGCGCGCTGGCGCTGGCCAGCGCCCCGTGGGTGGCACCCGGCTTACCGGTGTTGGTGGCGCTGCTGGTGATCGTGCCATCTGCGCTGCGATCAGGCCAGTCCGCCACACCCCCAACGAAAGCGTGA
- a CDS encoding AzlD domain-containing protein, translated as MQQALWLLAIGTLCCRVAGPFFADQLRLTTRWQALLSEAAIVLLCALAAVSSLWDGDHFAGWARPIGVLVGMLLAMRQAAFPVVVVAAACVTAGLRCWGLA; from the coding sequence ATGCAGCAAGCCCTCTGGCTTCTGGCCATCGGCACACTGTGTTGTCGCGTGGCAGGCCCTTTTTTCGCCGATCAACTTCGCTTGACAACGCGTTGGCAAGCCTTGCTCTCAGAGGCGGCCATCGTGCTGCTGTGTGCGCTGGCCGCGGTGTCCAGCCTCTGGGATGGCGACCACTTTGCGGGATGGGCACGGCCCATCGGCGTTCTGGTCGGCATGCTCTTGGCCATGAGGCAGGCCGCTTTTCCCGTGGTGGTGGTGGCCGCTGCCTGTGTCACGGCAGGCTTGCGCTGCTGGGGTTTGGCCTGA
- a CDS encoding 2-hydroxyacid dehydrogenase, producing the protein MSTFQITFCCTNTEPEPWLAGLRASFPQAEVTVWQPGAAPADYAVVWAPPQQFFDEQPQLQAVFNIGAGVDALLKLRLPPQAVVVRLEDAGMAVQMAEYVCQGVIRHFRDLNAYDNDARAGHWTYYKPRQRSDFPVGVMGLGVLGERVAQALCHFEFPVNGWSRSPKPIPGVRGFSGAAQLDDFLASSRVLVNLLPLTPDTLNILNHDRLSRLQAGGYVINVARGAHLVDEDLLALIQSGHLSGALLDVFRTEPLPAEHPFWREPKITLTPHTSARTLVMDSIAQIMQKMLALRQGQPVTGVVDPGRGY; encoded by the coding sequence ATGTCGACCTTTCAAATCACTTTTTGCTGTACCAACACCGAGCCTGAGCCCTGGCTGGCCGGTTTGCGTGCGAGTTTTCCGCAGGCTGAGGTCACCGTTTGGCAGCCCGGCGCCGCACCCGCCGACTACGCGGTGGTCTGGGCGCCACCACAGCAGTTTTTTGACGAGCAGCCGCAGCTGCAAGCGGTGTTCAACATCGGCGCTGGCGTGGACGCACTGCTCAAATTGCGCCTGCCGCCCCAGGCTGTGGTGGTGCGCCTGGAAGACGCGGGCATGGCGGTGCAGATGGCCGAGTACGTCTGCCAGGGTGTCATCCGGCACTTTCGTGACCTCAATGCCTACGACAACGATGCCCGCGCTGGCCACTGGACCTACTACAAGCCGCGTCAGCGCAGCGATTTTCCGGTGGGCGTGATGGGCCTGGGTGTGTTGGGGGAGCGGGTCGCGCAGGCGTTGTGCCACTTTGAATTTCCGGTCAACGGCTGGAGCCGCTCACCCAAGCCGATTCCTGGTGTGCGCGGCTTTTCGGGTGCGGCGCAGCTCGACGACTTTCTGGCCAGCAGCCGTGTGCTGGTCAACCTGCTGCCGCTCACCCCCGACACGCTCAACATCCTCAACCACGACCGGCTCAGTCGCCTGCAAGCCGGGGGCTATGTCATCAACGTGGCGCGTGGCGCCCATCTGGTGGACGAGGACCTGCTCGCGCTCATCCAAAGCGGCCACCTGTCTGGCGCACTGCTTGATGTGTTTCGCACCGAGCCGCTGCCCGCAGAGCACCCGTTCTGGCGCGAGCCCAAAATCACCCTTACACCACACACCTCGGCGCGTACCTTGGTCATGGACAGCATTGCACAGATCATGCAGAAGATGCTGGCTCTGCGCCAAGGCCAGCCTGTGACAGGCGTGGTGGATCCAGGGCGGGGGTATTGA
- a CDS encoding GNAT family N-acetyltransferase — protein MQEPAMTGLGPKVLTTTRLILRPWQDSDHAPFSTMSVDPEVMAHLLPFASPQAITGWINRQQMHLAENGFCFWAIESKESGAFMGAAGLLRISYKAHFTPAVEVGWRLARRFWGQGYAPEAAGAALQFGFEHLGLTEIVANTVPSNHNSRRVMAKLGMSSEPADDFEHPLVPEGNPLRRQMLYRLSRRNWSKQRRS, from the coding sequence ATGCAAGAACCCGCAATGACTGGGCTAGGCCCAAAAGTGCTGACAACAACACGCCTTATCTTGCGTCCTTGGCAAGATTCGGATCACGCCCCGTTCTCTACGATGTCAGTGGATCCAGAAGTTATGGCGCATCTTCTGCCTTTCGCCTCACCGCAGGCCATCACGGGTTGGATCAATCGTCAACAAATGCATTTGGCAGAAAACGGCTTTTGTTTTTGGGCCATTGAGTCCAAAGAATCGGGTGCCTTTATGGGGGCGGCTGGTCTGCTGCGTATCTCTTACAAAGCACATTTCACACCTGCTGTGGAAGTTGGTTGGCGCCTGGCACGCCGCTTCTGGGGCCAGGGTTACGCCCCAGAGGCTGCCGGGGCGGCGCTCCAATTCGGATTTGAGCATCTGGGGCTGACGGAGATCGTCGCCAATACCGTGCCATCCAACCACAATTCGCGTCGCGTGATGGCGAAACTGGGGATGTCCAGTGAGCCTGCTGACGACTTCGAGCATCCGTTGGTGCCCGAGGGCAACCCATTGCGCCGACAAATGCTTTACCGGTTGTCCCGTCGTAACTGGTCCAAGCAGCGCAGAAGTTGA
- a CDS encoding acetyl/propionyl/methylcrotonyl-CoA carboxylase subunit alpha, with protein MFTKILIANRGEIACRVAATARRLGVKTVAVYSDADANAKHVAACDEFVHIGGSAPQDSYLRWQRIIDAALATGAQAVHPGYGFLSENEDFAKACAAAGLVFIGPPASAIQAMGLKAESKQLMDKAGVPLVPGYHGTAQGTALLQHEADHIGYPVLIKASAGGGGKGMRVVDRSEDFKAALESCQREAINSFGSDVVLIEKYVQNPRHIEIQVFGDTQGNYVYLFERDCSVQRRHQKVLEEAPAPGMTPELRRAMGEVAVAAARAVAYVGAGTVEFIVEHPGGYGRPEDMRFYFMEMNTRLQVEHPVTEAITGLDLVEWQLRVACGEPLPLRQDQLRITGHAIEARICAETPDNNFLPATGRLDVYHKPAHSSFAVSPVRFDDGVRQGDVISPFYDSMVAKLIVHGDTREQALAQLDTALAQTHIVGLSTNVQFLRHVLQSDAFAQALLDTGLIPREAAVLFHQERVGLALAAAADVAQTLIDERATETADPFSKTDGWRSHGVFTRRFVFAFGGQQVLAGLTYLHDGALSLQVGETAGVLSFTATPQGIDLQFGGQRLLVNVYRKGEVAHIFTAHGATQIISIDLLLHAGEAPAEVGRLTAPMPGKVVSFAVQAGETVKKGQALAVMDAMKMEHTITAPVDGVVAELLYAPGDQVVEGAELLRLTVAAV; from the coding sequence ATGTTCACAAAAATCCTGATCGCCAACAGAGGCGAGATCGCCTGCCGGGTGGCCGCCACCGCGCGCCGCCTGGGGGTGAAAACCGTGGCGGTGTATTCGGATGCCGATGCCAACGCCAAACATGTGGCGGCGTGTGACGAGTTCGTCCACATCGGCGGCAGCGCACCGCAGGACAGTTACCTGCGCTGGCAACGCATCATTGACGCTGCGTTGGCCACCGGCGCCCAGGCGGTGCATCCGGGTTACGGTTTTCTGAGCGAGAACGAGGACTTTGCCAAGGCGTGTGCGGCTGCCGGGCTGGTGTTCATCGGCCCGCCCGCATCGGCCATCCAGGCCATGGGTTTGAAGGCCGAGTCCAAACAGCTGATGGACAAGGCCGGGGTGCCGTTGGTGCCGGGTTACCACGGCACCGCCCAGGGCACGGCGCTGCTGCAGCATGAGGCTGATCACATCGGTTATCCCGTCTTGATCAAGGCCAGTGCGGGTGGTGGTGGCAAGGGTATGCGGGTGGTTGACCGGTCCGAGGACTTCAAAGCTGCGCTCGAATCCTGCCAGCGCGAAGCCATCAACAGCTTTGGCAGCGATGTCGTGCTGATCGAAAAATACGTGCAGAACCCGCGCCATATCGAAATCCAGGTGTTTGGCGACACACAGGGCAACTACGTCTACCTGTTCGAGCGCGACTGCTCGGTGCAGCGCCGCCACCAGAAGGTGCTTGAAGAAGCCCCGGCGCCCGGTATGACGCCCGAGCTGCGCCGCGCCATGGGTGAGGTGGCGGTGGCCGCCGCGCGGGCGGTGGCTTATGTAGGTGCAGGCACGGTGGAGTTCATCGTCGAGCATCCCGGTGGTTACGGGCGGCCTGAGGACATGCGGTTCTACTTCATGGAGATGAACACCCGCCTGCAGGTTGAGCACCCGGTCACCGAGGCTATCACCGGTTTGGATCTTGTTGAATGGCAGCTGCGTGTGGCTTGTGGTGAGCCGCTGCCGCTGCGCCAGGATCAGCTGCGCATCACCGGCCACGCGATCGAGGCGCGCATCTGCGCCGAGACCCCCGACAACAACTTCTTGCCCGCCACCGGCCGCCTAGACGTTTACCACAAGCCTGCGCACAGCAGCTTCGCCGTCAGCCCGGTGCGGTTTGATGACGGCGTGCGCCAGGGGGATGTCATCAGCCCGTTTTACGACTCGATGGTGGCCAAACTCATCGTGCATGGTGATACCCGCGAACAGGCGCTGGCCCAGCTCGATACCGCACTGGCGCAGACCCACATCGTTGGCTTGAGCACCAATGTGCAGTTCTTGCGGCATGTCCTGCAGAGTGACGCCTTTGCCCAGGCCCTTCTCGACACCGGCCTGATCCCGCGCGAGGCGGCGGTCTTGTTCCATCAGGAGCGTGTGGGCCTGGCCCTGGCCGCGGCCGCCGATGTGGCACAGACCCTGATCGACGAGCGGGCAACCGAAACGGCCGACCCTTTCAGCAAAACGGACGGCTGGCGCAGCCATGGGGTCTTCACGCGCCGCTTTGTGTTTGCGTTTGGCGGTCAGCAAGTGTTGGCCGGGCTCACCTATTTACACGACGGCGCGTTGTCCTTGCAGGTGGGTGAGACAGCGGGTGTGCTCAGTTTCACAGCCACGCCACAAGGCATTGATCTGCAGTTTGGCGGCCAGCGGCTACTTGTGAATGTATATAGAAAAGGCGAGGTAGCCCATATATTCACTGCGCATGGTGCTACACAAATCATATCGATTGATTTGCTCCTGCACGCCGGTGAGGCGCCTGCCGAAGTGGGCCGCCTGACCGCACCGATGCCTGGCAAAGTTGTGTCGTTTGCGGTGCAGGCGGGTGAAACGGTTAAAAAGGGCCAAGCCCTGGCGGTGATGGATGCGATGAAAATGGAGCACACCATCACCGCGCCGGTGGACGGTGTGGTGGCCGAGTTGCTCTACGCCCCCGGTGACCAGGTGGTGGAGGGCGCGGAGTTGCTCCGGCTGACTGTGGCTGCGGTGTGA
- a CDS encoding enoyl-CoA hydratase/isomerase family protein, with product MSTLTIQTGVVSTVTLSRPEVRNAFNDAVIVDLTQAFTQLSQDPQVRAIVLAAVGPAFCAGADLNWMRRMADYSHAENLADAAQLAEMLRVIYTCPKPTVARIQGDVYAGGLGLVAACDMAVSVDTAGFCLSEVKLGLIPATISPYVVRAMGARAAHRYFLTAERFDAAEALRIGLVHAVASAEQLDAKVTELTQALLNASPNAVKACKTLLHEVAGQDIDATLIARTVAGIADIRASDEGREGVSSFLAKRKPSWLS from the coding sequence ATGAGCACATTGACCATTCAAACCGGTGTGGTGAGCACCGTCACCCTGAGCCGCCCAGAGGTTCGTAACGCCTTCAACGACGCGGTGATTGTCGACCTCACCCAAGCCTTCACCCAACTGAGCCAAGACCCGCAGGTGCGCGCCATCGTGCTGGCAGCCGTTGGCCCGGCGTTTTGCGCGGGCGCCGACCTGAATTGGATGCGCCGTATGGCCGACTACAGCCATGCTGAGAACCTGGCTGATGCTGCGCAGCTGGCCGAGATGCTGCGGGTGATCTATACCTGCCCCAAGCCGACGGTGGCGCGGATTCAGGGCGATGTCTACGCAGGCGGTTTGGGCCTGGTGGCCGCCTGCGACATGGCGGTGAGTGTGGACACGGCAGGCTTTTGCCTCAGCGAGGTCAAGCTCGGCCTGATCCCCGCCACCATCAGCCCGTACGTGGTTCGCGCCATGGGCGCACGTGCCGCACACCGCTACTTCCTGACCGCCGAGCGTTTTGACGCTGCTGAAGCGCTGCGCATCGGCCTGGTGCACGCGGTGGCGAGCGCCGAGCAACTTGATGCCAAGGTGACGGAACTGACCCAGGCGCTGCTGAACGCCAGCCCGAATGCTGTCAAGGCCTGCAAAACGCTGCTGCACGAGGTGGCAGGCCAAGACATTGACGCTACCTTGATCGCACGCACGGTGGCCGGTATTGCCGACATCCGCGCGAGTGACGAGGGTCGGGAAGGGGTGTCGTCTTTCCTGGCCAAACGAAAGCCGTCCTGGCTCAGTTAG
- a CDS encoding carboxyl transferase domain-containing protein — MPVLDTQLNTRSADFQRNALAMRGLVDDLTTKIAQVALGGGEAARVKHTARGKLLPRERVQMLLDPGTPFLEIAPLAALGLYPDRDGSDSAPGAGIVAGIGRVSGVDCMVVCNDATVKGGTYYPMTVKKHLRAQEIAQQNRLPCIYLVDSGGANLPNQDEVFPDRDHFGRIFYNQATMSAQGIAQIAVVMGSCTAGGAYVPAMSDEAIIVKNQGTIFLGGPPLVKAATGEVVSAEDLGGGDVHTRLSGVADHLAQNDMHALALARQSVRNLYQNKPQALFDQAPVAPKYAAEELYGVIPVDTRKPFDVREIIARIVDGSDFDEFKARFGTTLVTGFARIEGMPVGIVANNGILFGESALKGAHFIELCCQRKIPLVFLQNITGFMVGRKVENEGIARHGAKMVTAVATAAVPKFTVIIGGSFGAGNYGMCGRAFGPRFLWMWPNARISVMGGEQAASVLATVKRDGIEGKGGQWSMEDEETFKAPIRRQYEDQGHPYFATARLWDDGIIDPADTRRVLALGLSASRNAPIEDTKFGLFRM; from the coding sequence ATGCCGGTTCTGGACACCCAACTCAACACCCGCTCTGCCGATTTCCAGCGCAATGCCCTGGCCATGCGTGGCCTGGTGGATGATCTGACGACCAAGATCGCGCAGGTCGCCCTGGGCGGCGGTGAGGCGGCGCGCGTCAAACACACAGCGCGCGGCAAGTTGCTGCCGCGCGAGCGGGTGCAGATGCTGCTGGACCCTGGCACACCGTTTCTGGAAATCGCTCCGCTGGCTGCCCTGGGTCTGTACCCTGACCGCGATGGCTCCGATAGCGCCCCAGGCGCAGGCATCGTGGCTGGCATCGGTCGGGTCAGTGGTGTGGACTGCATGGTGGTCTGCAACGACGCCACTGTCAAAGGTGGCACCTACTACCCGATGACGGTCAAGAAGCACCTGCGTGCGCAGGAGATCGCCCAGCAAAACCGTCTGCCCTGCATTTACCTGGTGGACTCGGGCGGCGCCAATTTGCCGAACCAGGACGAGGTGTTCCCCGACCGCGACCACTTTGGCCGCATCTTCTACAACCAGGCCACCATGAGTGCCCAGGGCATCGCACAGATTGCGGTGGTCATGGGCAGCTGCACCGCGGGCGGCGCTTATGTGCCCGCCATGAGTGACGAGGCCATCATCGTCAAGAACCAGGGCACGATTTTTCTGGGTGGCCCGCCGCTGGTCAAAGCCGCCACCGGTGAGGTGGTCAGCGCCGAAGACCTGGGCGGCGGTGATGTGCACACGCGGCTGTCAGGCGTGGCCGACCATCTGGCGCAAAACGACATGCATGCGCTAGCGCTGGCGCGGCAATCGGTCAGGAATTTGTATCAAAACAAGCCTCAAGCCCTTTTTGATCAAGCGCCAGTAGCTCCCAAATACGCAGCAGAGGAGTTGTACGGCGTGATCCCGGTTGACACCCGCAAACCCTTTGATGTGCGCGAAATCATCGCCCGCATCGTTGATGGCTCGGACTTTGACGAGTTCAAGGCGCGTTTTGGCACCACGCTGGTCACCGGTTTTGCGCGCATTGAAGGCATGCCGGTGGGTATCGTCGCCAACAACGGTATCCTGTTTGGTGAGTCGGCGCTCAAAGGCGCCCACTTCATCGAGCTGTGTTGCCAGCGCAAGATCCCGCTGGTGTTTTTGCAGAACATCACTGGCTTCATGGTTGGGCGCAAGGTCGAGAACGAAGGCATCGCCCGCCACGGCGCCAAGATGGTCACCGCCGTGGCCACCGCCGCCGTACCCAAGTTCACCGTCATCATTGGTGGCAGCTTTGGCGCTGGCAACTACGGCATGTGTGGCCGCGCGTTTGGCCCGCGCTTTTTGTGGATGTGGCCCAACGCCCGCATCAGCGTCATGGGTGGTGAACAAGCCGCCAGCGTGCTGGCCACCGTCAAGCGCGACGGCATCGAAGGCAAAGGTGGCCAGTGGAGCATGGAGGACGAAGAAACCTTCAAAGCCCCGATCCGCCGCCAATACGAAGACCAAGGCCACCCCTATTTCGCCACCGCCCGCCTGTGGGACGACGGCATCATCGACCCGGCTGACACGCGCCGTGTGCTGGCGCTGGGCCTGAGCGCCAGCCGCAACGCGCCGATCGAGGACACCAAATTTGGCTTGTTCCGGATGTGA
- a CDS encoding AraC family transcriptional regulator, which yields MSTHLDAKPQARAITPGRAAKALTPIAFVNAIVLAYSRAGMDPSQALAAAQIAPELLDDPAARITAAQMENISGLAMQELDDEGLGWFSRRLPWGSYGMLARASISAPNLGVALKRWCRHHGLITDDITLSLSVSGHSARLTITENRDLQDLREFCLVSVLRNIHGLACWLIDSRIPLTGAQFPFKPPAHQAVYSVLFSAPALFTSGPAAIEFDAMYLAQPLRRDEAALRQMLQRALPLTVLPYRRDRLLVQRVRQALSSQPEHSHNAEALAALLHLSARTLHRQLKDEGASLQALKDEVRQARAIELLQRSQRPIKQVAQAAGFQNEKSFIRAFKGWTGRSPDQFRRAGP from the coding sequence ATGAGCACCCACCTTGATGCCAAGCCACAGGCTCGCGCCATCACCCCCGGCCGTGCCGCAAAGGCGCTGACACCGATCGCCTTTGTGAATGCCATTGTGCTGGCCTACAGCCGCGCTGGTATGGACCCGTCACAGGCCCTGGCAGCGGCACAAATTGCGCCAGAACTTCTGGACGATCCAGCAGCCCGCATCACCGCCGCGCAGATGGAAAACATCTCGGGGCTGGCCATGCAGGAACTCGATGATGAAGGCCTGGGCTGGTTCAGCCGCCGCCTGCCCTGGGGCAGCTACGGCATGCTGGCGCGCGCCTCGATCAGCGCGCCCAACCTCGGAGTGGCTTTAAAACGCTGGTGCCGCCACCATGGGTTGATCACCGACGACATCACACTGAGCCTATCGGTCAGCGGCCACAGTGCCAGACTGACGATCACCGAAAACCGAGACCTGCAGGACTTGCGCGAGTTCTGCCTGGTGTCGGTGCTGCGCAACATCCACGGGCTGGCCTGCTGGCTGATCGACTCGCGCATCCCGCTCACCGGCGCGCAGTTTCCATTTAAACCGCCTGCCCACCAGGCTGTGTATTCAGTGCTTTTTTCGGCTCCAGCCCTTTTTACATCAGGGCCAGCAGCTATTGAATTTGATGCAATGTACCTGGCACAGCCGCTGCGCCGCGACGAGGCCGCTTTGCGCCAAATGCTCCAACGCGCGCTGCCGCTGACCGTGCTGCCCTACCGGCGCGACCGCCTGCTGGTGCAACGGGTGCGCCAGGCGCTGAGCAGCCAGCCCGAACACAGCCACAACGCCGAGGCTCTGGCCGCGCTGCTGCACCTGTCGGCACGCACCCTGCACCGCCAGCTCAAGGACGAAGGCGCGTCTTTGCAGGCGCTCAAGGACGAGGTACGCCAGGCCCGCGCCATCGAGCTGCTGCAACGCAGCCAGCGCCCGATCAAACAGGTGGCGCAAGCGGCCGGGTTTCAGAACGAGAAAAGTTTTATCCGCGCCTTCAAAGGCTGGACCGGGCGCTCGCCCGACCAGTTCAGGCGCGCAGGGCCTTAA
- the rbsK gene encoding ribokinase — translation MAGRIAVIGSNMVDLVTYTDRMPRKGETIEAPEFSMGFGGKGSNQAVAAARLGADVLMLTKVGDDMFGPNTRQNYINNGIDARYVDTVPGASSGVAPIFVDSSAENCIFIIKGANGQLMPADVDRAEADLKTCKLIILQLEIPLETVYHAIEFGARHGIETLLNPAPAAPDLELSKCLKASFLVPNETELATLTQMPTENTEQVVAAARVLIAKGIKTVVVTMGKKGAMLVTQDRQDFIPGFDRIKAIDTTGAGDAYIGSFAHFYVASGDVLSSLKKAALYAADAVTKPGTQKSYASAEGFAAFCQKYGV, via the coding sequence ATGGCAGGACGTATTGCAGTCATTGGCAGCAACATGGTTGATCTCGTCACCTACACGGACCGTATGCCGCGTAAAGGCGAAACCATCGAAGCGCCCGAGTTTTCCATGGGGTTTGGCGGCAAGGGATCGAACCAGGCGGTCGCCGCAGCGCGCCTGGGTGCCGATGTGCTGATGCTGACCAAGGTGGGTGACGACATGTTTGGCCCCAACACACGCCAGAACTACATCAACAACGGCATCGATGCGCGCTATGTTGACACCGTGCCGGGTGCCAGCAGTGGTGTGGCGCCGATTTTTGTGGACTCCAGCGCAGAGAACTGCATTTTCATCATCAAAGGCGCCAACGGCCAGCTGATGCCCGCCGATGTGGACCGTGCTGAGGCCGACCTGAAGACCTGCAAGCTGATCATTTTGCAGCTGGAGATTCCGCTGGAGACGGTCTACCACGCCATTGAGTTTGGCGCCCGCCATGGCATTGAGACGCTGCTGAACCCGGCGCCTGCGGCTCCGGACCTCGAATTGAGCAAATGCCTCAAGGCCAGTTTCCTTGTCCCCAACGAAACCGAGCTGGCCACCTTGACCCAGATGCCAACGGAAAACACCGAACAAGTGGTCGCTGCAGCGCGTGTGCTGATTGCCAAAGGCATCAAGACCGTGGTGGTGACGATGGGCAAAAAAGGCGCGATGCTGGTGACGCAAGACCGTCAAGATTTCATCCCCGGGTTTGACCGCATCAAAGCGATCGACACCACCGGTGCGGGAGACGCCTACATTGGCAGTTTTGCCCATTTTTATGTGGCTTCGGGCGATGTGTTGTCCTCGCTCAAGAAGGCCGCACTGTATGCGGCAGATGCGGTGACCAAGCCGGGCACCCAGAAGTCCTACGCCAGTGCAGAGGGATTTGCTGCGTTTTGCCAGAAATACGGTGTGTAA